The Primulina eburnea isolate SZY01 chromosome 13, ASM2296580v1, whole genome shotgun sequence genome includes a region encoding these proteins:
- the LOC140809001 gene encoding putative lipid-binding protein At4g00165 — protein MAFSNPSIYIFMILNIIIFFFSCVSSDHVPCPPKTPIPSTPTKATKCPRDTLKFGVCGDWLGLVHEVIGTKPSPECCAVVEGLADVEAALCLCIAIKANVLGLVKVKIPVALSLVVNSCGKKVPQGFVCPP, from the coding sequence ATGGCATTTTCAAATCCatcaatatatattttcatgatacttaacatcatcatcttcttcttctcttGTGTTTCATCCGACCACGTGCCATGCCCACCAAAAACCCCTATTCCATCGACCCCGACCAAGGCCACTAAGTGCCCCAGAGACACCCTTAAGTTCGGCGTTTGTGGAGACTGGCTAGGGCTCGTGCACGAGGTTATTGGAACGAAGCCTAGCCCGGAATGTTGTGCAGTAGTCGAGGGTTTGGCAGATGTTGAAGCTGCATTGTGTTTGTGTATCGCTATTAAGGCCAATGTACTTGGACTTGTCAAGGTTAAAATACCAGTAGCATTAAGTTTGGTGGTCAACTCATGTGGCAAGAAGGTTCCTCAAGGGTTCGTTTGTCCACCATAA